In Schizosaccharomyces osmophilus chromosome 2, complete sequence, the following proteins share a genomic window:
- the mpd1 gene encoding thioredoxin family protein Mpd1, translating into MHIKISTWLLFFFFFFSLSFAASSIFGPNTVELGTKTLSKFVHQRGPTFVVFYAPWCGYCKKLGPVFSKLSNKLYNLVPFAAVNCDLESNRQICARYEVQGFPSIKFLFPSPLQPSTVFSANYEGDRSYANMYKFVSQNYPVTITPIRNDPQMRKYLNSRNNVTKVILLTEKSKATITYKTLANHFSKLPFSICSPDKVSLDSIGIDPKEISEFPTLLLQHPGQKYPIIYRGSMERDAIKVFVEQQLKEFSFSEYLESFCTRQNCLLHFYENEHEKEAFPVDDITKKYPKLRLVSLPASSVSSELFRKSLDLGYSDAVLINLLKSHYLAKPFGTHVLLWLDDIKVGQAGSLTSLPNNFIQSIS; encoded by the coding sequence ATGCATATCAAAATCTCTACTTGgcttctcttcttcttctttttcttttctctttcttttgccGCTTCCTCTATCTTCGGCCCAAATACCGTAGAATTGGGCACCAAAACACTTTCCAAATTTGTTCACCAACGTGGTCCAAcatttgttgttttctacGCTCCTTGGTGTGGATACTGTAAAAAACTAGGTCCTGTTTTTTCCAAGCTCTCCAACAAATTGTATAATCTTGTTCCTTTTGCTGCCGTAAACTGTGATCTTGAAAGCAATAGGCAAATTTGCGCACGATATGAGGTCCAAGGATTTCCGTCCatcaaatttcttttcccttCTCCACTACAACCTTCTACAGTCTTCAGCGCAAACTACGAAGGAGACCGTAGTTATGCCAACATGTACAAATTCGTTTCTCAAAACTACCCTGTTACCATTACCCCAATCAGAAATGATCCACAAATGAGAAAGTATCTGAATTCACGAAACAATGTTACAAAGGTGATCTTACTTACGGAGAAGTCAAAAGCTACAATTACATACAAAACCTTGGCAAATCACTTTTCCAAACTTCCGTTTAGTATTTGTTCACCGGACAAAGTTTCATTAGATTCTATTGGTATTGATCCAAAGGAAATCTCCGAGTTTCCTACCCTTTTATTGCAACATCCTGGTCAGAAATATCCAATAATTTATCGTGGTTCGATGGAACGTGATGCTATTAAAGTATTTGTTGAGCAGCAGTTAAAGGAATTTAGTTTCAGTGAATACCTTGAATCTTTCTGCACTCGTCAAAACTGTCTCTtacatttttatgaaaatgaacACGAAAAAGAGGCCTTCCCTGTTGATGATATAACCAAAAAGTATCCCAAGTTACGTTTGGTGTCGCTTCCTGCATCCTCAGTATCATCCGAATTGTTCCGCAAATCTCTAGATCTTGGATATAGTGACGCTGTTCTGATTAATCTTTTAAAGTCGCATTACCTTGCAAAACCCTTTGGCACTCATGTGTTATTATGGCTCGATGATATTAAAGTTGGACAAGCAGGTAGTTTGACCTCCTTACCaaataatttcattcaaagtATCTCTTGA